A region of the Polynucleobacter asymbioticus genome:
GACGGTATTTGCTCGCCTCGCCAGCGGCAATGTGAAATTACCAATGCCGCAGAATAAGTCGAGCACGCGATCACTTGCTTGAACCTCTAAGAGACGAATCGCTCTACTCACAAGAGCGCGGTTCATCATGTGATTGACTTGCGTGAAATCCGCCGGCTTAAATGGCATCTCGATGTCAAACTCAGGCAGGCGATAGCAAAGCTTGCCCGTTAATGGGTAGAACGGTGCAACGGTTTCTATGCCTTTGGGCTGCAACCAAACCCAGACTTGATGATCATCTGCAAAGCTTCTCAGCAACTGTTCGTCAGCAGGAGTGAGTGGCAAGAGATTTCTGAAAACTAATGCCGTAACAGGCTTTGTTTTTTTGGGATCATCTGAATTGGGATCCTCGGCCTCACCTACGGCGATTTCGATCTGCGGCATACGATCAACAATCGATAAACCCATCACTAATTTACGCATCTCGGGCAGCAAATCAGAAACGTGTTTAGGCAGAATCTCACAAGCCGTCATGTCAGCGACATAGCCACTTTTACCCTCATGAAATCCAATTAGCACAGTGCCTTTTTTGATGGAGCGATTAACGGCACTTAAGCGTGCGCGATGACGGTATTCCCAAGCCGGACCACCCATCGGGCGAAGAATTTCTTCTGGAGCTACTTTGGCAATATGCTTAAGATCATCCTCAAGCACTCGCTGCTTCATCGCCACCTGCGCCCGAATATCGAGGTGCTGCATAGTGCAACCGCCGCAGACTCCAAACGCTTTGCACTTTGGCTCCGCTCTAAATACGGCAGGCTTGAGAATGTCGAGTACTTTAGCTTTGCTGAAGCGGGCTTTGTCACGTGTGATGACATAAGTAACTAGCTCAGTTGGTAATGCACCCTGAATAAAAACTACCTTGCCGCTTTGGCCCTCTGCAGCCTCTGCTTCATTCGGCTCTAAGCGCGCAATGCCTTGGGCATCGAGATCAAGGGAGTCAACTCGTACCGGCTCAGTCACAACGATATGGACTGGCTTTTCTCCTCTACGCATCGGGAGAAAAGTCCGAGAGATATTCTTGCCACTGCTCGCCGTGCGGCTCTTTGGATTCTTTTTCCAAATAGGCTTTTACGAAGGCAATTTCTTCTTTATATTCTTCTAAAGAGAAACCACCACGCATCAATTGAAAGCGGCAGTACATCAAATAGGTATTCACCACATCGGTTTCGCAATAGCGACGAATCTCATCAATCCTGCCATCTTGATATGCAGGCCACACCTGGCTGCCATCCATACCCATCTTGCCTGGGAAACCGCAGAGTTTTGCTAACCCGTCTAAAGGTGCATTAGCGCGACCATTAAATTTAGCTAAGAGATCCATCAAGTCTAGATGGCGCATGTGATAACGACTGATGTAATTATTCCACTTGAACTCACGACTATCGTTTTCTTGACTCTCACCCATCTCCCAGTAGCGTGGTGCTTGCACATGGTTTGCTAGCGCACGATAGTGGAGTACCGGTAGATCAAAGCCGCTACCATTCCAAGACACTAGCTGAGGGGTGTATTTTTCTACGAGCTCAAAGAAGGTCTGAATCAATACCTTCTCATCATCTTGTGCAGTACCTAAGGTACCCACCTTGATTTGGGGCGAGCCATCTTTAGTAGTTCTGCGTATGACGCAGGAGATAGCACAGATACGCTGAAGGTATAGCGGCAGAAACTCGTTACCTGTTTTCTCGGCACGCTCGGCCATGGCTTTGGTCGCAACTTCGCTGTCTGAGAGCGTATCGGGATAGTCATTGAGGCGACGCAGTCCCGCTACATCGGGGATAGTTTCAATATCAAAGACGAGTACGGTTGCCATACTGGCGATTACTGCAGGTAAGGCGTTGGATTTACTGGCTTGCCATTCACACGTAATTCAAAGTGGAGTTTCACTGAATTGGTATCGGTATCACCCATCTCCGCAATCTTCTGACCCTTCTTCACCGCATCACCCTCTTTGACTAAGAGTGTGCGATTGTGGGCATAAGCCGTGAGATAGGTATTGTCATGTTTGATGATGACGAGATTGCCATAGCCGCGCAGGCTATTGCCTGCATAAACCACTTTACCGTCAGAGGCTGCGGTAATCGGATCGCCTAACTTACCGGCAATATCAATGCCTTTGGTTTTTTCACTGAAATCATCGG
Encoded here:
- the rlmD gene encoding 23S rRNA (uracil(1939)-C(5))-methyltransferase RlmD, yielding MRRGEKPVHIVVTEPVRVDSLDLDAQGIARLEPNEAEAAEGQSGKVVFIQGALPTELVTYVITRDKARFSKAKVLDILKPAVFRAEPKCKAFGVCGGCTMQHLDIRAQVAMKQRVLEDDLKHIAKVAPEEILRPMGGPAWEYRHRARLSAVNRSIKKGTVLIGFHEGKSGYVADMTACEILPKHVSDLLPEMRKLVMGLSIVDRMPQIEIAVGEAEDPNSDDPKKTKPVTALVFRNLLPLTPADEQLLRSFADDHQVWVWLQPKGIETVAPFYPLTGKLCYRLPEFDIEMPFKPADFTQVNHMMNRALVSRAIRLLEVQASDRVLDLFCGIGNFTLPLARRANTVLGIEGLESLTTRAKANAEHNQLADTVSFMQSNLFEVSTETIASWGRAERWLMDPPREGAMEICQALAQLHEQGSDLPPHRIVYVSCNPKTLARDTDILCHQAGYVLKSAGIVNMFPHTSHVESMAVFERP
- a CDS encoding 3'-5' exonuclease, whose protein sequence is MATVLVFDIETIPDVAGLRRLNDYPDTLSDSEVATKAMAERAEKTGNEFLPLYLQRICAISCVIRRTTKDGSPQIKVGTLGTAQDDEKVLIQTFFELVEKYTPQLVSWNGSGFDLPVLHYRALANHVQAPRYWEMGESQENDSREFKWNNYISRYHMRHLDLMDLLAKFNGRANAPLDGLAKLCGFPGKMGMDGSQVWPAYQDGRIDEIRRYCETDVVNTYLMYCRFQLMRGGFSLEEYKEEIAFVKAYLEKESKEPHGEQWQEYLSDFSPDA